One Oryza glaberrima chromosome 10, OglaRS2, whole genome shotgun sequence DNA segment encodes these proteins:
- the LOC127785714 gene encoding protein OPAQUE1-like — MKLDNFQLGSTKVFLRAGQITILNMRHAEVLENAARHIQGRFRTFITRKEFVRTREASISIQSYCRGCLARKMYMVKREMAAAIIVQKYVRRWRLHRTYQQAHSAALLIQSCIRGFIARRYFSVIREQRAALVIQAANEADALREAKNKLEKKLDDLTLRLTLERRLRVSVVYHF; from the exons ATGAAGCTTGATAATTTTCAA CTTGGTAGCACTAAGGTTTTCCTAAGAGCTGGTCAAATCACAATTTTAAATATGCGTCATGCTGAAGTTTTGGAGAACGCTGCACGCCACATTCAAGGTCGTTTTAGAACATTCATTACACGCAAAGAATTTGTTAGAACAAGGGAGGCTTCAATTTCTATACAATCATATTGCAGAG GCTGTTTGGCAAGGAAGATGTATATGGTTAAAAGAGAAATGGCGGCTGCTATAATTGTTCAGAAGTATGTCCGGAGATGGCGGCTTCATCGGACTTACCAGCAAGCTCATTCAGCAGCTCTTCTTATTCAATCCTGTATTCGAGGATTTATCGCTCGCCGTTATTTCTCAGTTATCAGAGAGCAGAGAGCTGCTTTGGTGATACAG GCTGCAAATGAAGCAGATGCACTGCGTGAGGCGAAGAATAAACTTGAGAAAAAGTTGGATGATCTTACTCTGAGACTAACTCTGGAAAGGAGACTGCGGGTAAGTGTTGTATATCACTTTTAG